ACAGGGTTTGTCCtaggttgactatatgatgcttttatccccaattgtcttgttctgtttatgctggataatAAATTTTGCACTTTTAAGAGTGTTCctgagagtgaaggggggagagaagaagcagcagtttgttttcagacactgcactcactcctccacattcctgctcctggactgtgtcgcctgcagatggacagacagcgggatGGAggtctcctttgcttttagttagtttaactagctgaggcaaagaagttccctggactgtaggggttttttttcctttttcctttttctttggacctgttcaaacctgctctggactgaacaccagcagagcaccggcagctgcacctgtggcccaccggggCAGGCCTGGGCCACGACATTTCCAGCAtcggagggactgatcagagactgagcgAGCTGAGCTGTAACCTGGGGAGGGGACTTTCTCAATtggtcatctcttttggagcagccaGGAGTTTTATTgattaatattgtttaggttttattgtttaataaacagtttttttccacttttctccaaggaggtattttctcccaGACCAGTTGGGGAGAGGGGCTgattgaatctgctttcctagaggaGCCCATTTGGGGGTTCTCTccaaaatttgccctgaaccagCACAggggttttttgatttttttttctttgattggttttgttttgggcaTTAATTGCCTGGTCCACCCAAATACCCACTTGCTTCCATTTTAGCCTATCATTTCTCACAAATGAGCACAAGACACAAGGGTACATGGTAAAAAAGAGGAGCTCTAATGATATAATATTTCCTCTAGCCAGGTCTTATGAGCTCTCAGAGAAACATCACACCCGAGATAGCCCAGCTGCCTCAGATGgcataaaagcagcagaatggCTTCTGAggtagtgttggaaacagaataaaaggcaaaataacaaagctctttacagagaaaaactgagccaAGTCCAAGAGGCTCTTGCTCCTGGTATAAACACCCCACAAAAGCAATGACTTCCTTTGCTCTCCTCTTTTTCTGGTGAATTGCTTAAATGGGACCTTTTGGCTTCTGTCCAATTGGGCATCCTTaggtttgaggtgaagtcctcAAGGTTCTATGAGGTGTCTTTTACCAAAtggaggagagaaacttctgggcttttttcctttttaaggagacaaaggATCGTTTGTTCACACTGTCAACAGGGGGCACATTCCTACACTCTAATAGTTGAGAAACCTGGTTCCTGCAAGACCAGTGAAAGATAAGAGGAGGAGTAACACAAGTGCAAGATCCTTGATTGTGAAAAATAAGCTGTTTATCAGCTTCCCACTCATGTTGTGATCATAAGAACATGTTCTTTTCTACTGTCACCATGCCCTCCTAGTAGAGGGGGAAAACATACTTATCTGTGGAGACCTTTTGGATAATAATCAATTCCTCCATAACCTTGGCAGTCTAAGGGCAATATACAATTTCAGGTAAAAGCAATTGCCAAAGCCTGTGCTGATATATTCTGTATTTCGTTTGCAtttcaagagaaaagaaaggaggaggTGGAATGTAAGTAGAGAAAATAACACCAAAAATCAGAAACACTTACTTAAAGAAGGGCAAGACAAAGTAGTCTCTATTTCAAGTCAGACTGGCATTTTTACCAATGGGTAATAAAGTACACTACACTTGTAACTGGCAAGTTCTTGGGTTCatcatttggttttatttccccatTCTATATGTAAGTACCCACTTCACAGAGTTTTCAGCTTGCTTTGTTAAGACAGCCAAAAAATGACTGAGAAAATACTGACAATCCCACCATCCTCTCACAAATGATACATAATACTCATACATTCAGAGGTCTGAGCTTTACTTTTACACAACTTAGACTCATAACCATAATGAGGATCACACATTCCAAGGCTCTGCTTGATGAGGTGGAGAAGGGTtgcaggacaggaaaaaaaggcatatCAATCTCCTAATTTCTGATAGAAGCAGAAAATTTCTCTTCCAGCAGTTGTTCTTTATCTCCCCATATTTTCCTGTGTCTGGCACCTCTTTTTGCCTATTCAGTCTCCCATTTTACCTCTGAGAACAAAGAAAGTACAGAGTAGTGCAGGAAGAATGCTCTCAACATTTCTCTTACTGCAGTCTCTGTTAACAACTCTCAGAAATCAgtcacacagaaacacaatcTCCCAGTTTAAAACTCTGGCACACTGAAAACATTTGAGAGTTATCAGGATTTTCAATCACAtttcttcacatttttataCCTAGAAAATAAATCAACAGCTTAAACAGCACGGAAGCACATCTTACTATAGTTGGGAGTAAGTAGACCTGTTCCAAATCAGGAGAGCCTGAGGCAATTTTCCTCACTGCCTGGTGGTTTTCCTTTTAGCCTGCATGGCTAAAAGCTGTGCAAAAGGGCAGATTCTCCTACTGCTTACCCGTGACACCAGCACTTAGACTGACTGATTCACCAAAGAAATTCACACAGCTGTAGCAATGCCAGGCCTGGCCAGAGAGGAGGAGAGCTCAGTTCTGTGCTACTGTTAGCCCCTCCATGGGATATTGTTTTTCTAGACTCTCTAGGGCTGGGTAGAGTTGTATCTGTGCATCTGTCCCTCTGTATTTGTGCAAATACAAATGCATGTATATAGCATGTATTTGTGCTCACCAAGATTGATCCTCTGTCTTTTCTGAGACTTCAGCCAATGGGCTGCTGTCATGTAAACATTATTAACTGTTCTTACCAAGGTCTGGCTTTGGCACCTTGGCCAAAACAGCAGCTATTTTGTGTTTCATTAGGGACATTCAGATGGTTAAAGAAGACTGATCCTTTGATATGAGAGCTACTTACCAGGAGAGCAAATATTTTATAGCAATAAATGCTATAGGAGACTATAGAATATTCCCACTGCCTACTCCTTAAGAGCACTTGCTCTGTTCCTGGAGGGTGGGCTTGTCAGAGGCCAAATCCCAGCCTTCACACCCAGTGGTAACACAGGCAAGTAGCTATCTAGAAATAACAGCAGCAGAGGACAGTGGATGTCACATCATAGGCTTTCTTTAATTTGTGTAATGCACACAAACAGACTCAAAAAGGGATCTAACAAAACCACAAGATATGATTTAAAAACACAGGATATTTTCTGTTACACTGTCCTTGGCTGTGTTTAATTTACCTCAGCTTCACACCCCCAGACATCAGGACATGATGCCCTGGACACTGTTCTGCTCTTTGTCATAGCAGAAAATATTCTACAATGCCATCCCTGGTCTTGTGACATGGAGGAGAAAGTCAGCCTCTGCTTTTTCCCTCTGACATAAAACACTTCCTCTCCAACATGCAATTCAGAAAACATATTTTGGTGAAATGCTTCATGTCTTTTGACATCAGGAGATCTATCTCTAGAGCATCATGGTTACTGTGGCTCACAGGAGGGCTAGGCTAAGTCGCTGAGAGAGTCTAGCAGTACAGGGGTGATTTATTATAAGTAACCATTTAAGTCCTCAAGgtattgcaaatattttaaagtcatACTTTAATGAACATAATTAATTTTACTGTAGATTCTTCTCAGAATCAGGGAGAACTTTATTAGcatattttatgttttcctaTTTATAAAATTAGAGTACTTTGCTTTAAATAAGGATATTTCTTTATTGtttccctgctgtgtcacaTGCAAAATATCTTAtgggaacagaaggaaaacacgTTGGGCTTAATATAAAGCCAGTCTATTTTCTGGTAGAGATAAGTCATGgaaaaatgagataaaataAATAGCATTTAACAAACATTTCCGTTTCCCACAGATCCATTTTCTATTACTATCTggcaatattttttctgttgctcTTCCTTGAAAGACTCTTTgacctttttccttttcagtccTCCATCCCTGAAAgatacagaaaagaaacagcCTTAAACTCACTTCAGGGACAAGGCAGAAAAACATTACTATATTTAGACTATGTAGTCAAAGCAGTTTCCACTCTTAATGTTGACATCTGTAAGACAATGTTAAGTGATTTATACTGCCAAGATTTACAACACCACAATGCCCTTCTTTTAACCCAGCATTTAACAGGCAAGTAATTAATTTTCACCTAATACTGCCTGCTGTCTAAACCCACCTGTCAGCTCTGTTTCTCTCTATCTACTATATTATTCTAATTATTCTAATGTAATTGTTCAAGTAATAAAGTAACATTTTCTGAATCAGAGTCAGTAAGGGTGGTGGACTACAGTGTAAACAAAGCAGGTTTTAAAGGATTCCATGCTAATATTTCAGAATACAGAGCACCTTTAAAAACAATTCCAGAGGTGTTGCTTCTTACCAAGGAAGCACAGACATTCCTGCCCGAGCAGCAATGACAGCCTTGACTCTGTCAGCAAAGTGAACAGCATCTTcttcttcctgaaaaaaaaaaaatatatgcattAATTGCTTTACAACAGACATTTTCTCTGTGCCTCATTTAAATAGTAGGTTTTGTCAGACAGCAGGCAGTAGGATTTATGAGCCAAATGTAAGCAGTTCCAGCTGATCCTGGTTTGCCAGTCTCATGCCAAAAAGAACTACATGGGAGGCTCTCTGGTTTCTGGGACAGCCTCAAACAACACACAGCCTGAAGTCCCAGGTCTGGCCAGAGCAAGGGATGCATCCTAGATAAATCCAGCACTTGGATTGTAGTGTTGCTTCCTAGCCTCTGTCCATTAAGTTATCAATAAGGATTCAGAGCACCTTGTGTAGTAATGCAGACCTCCTTCCAGACAGCATTTCACAAGCACTTTCAAAACATACAAAAGTGTAAGAACCTCTTTGACCATCGGTGGCAGGTACCACACATTGCAGACAATAGCCCAGCTGGTTAACACATTAAAACCATAGGTCATAATGGAATGCTTTGTGCTGTTCCAGAAGGCATCTCCAAAGCGGGGGTCATACTGAAAGACAAGAAGAATAAGCTGCCTTGGTTTAAATCACATAAAtggctcctttttttttttttggccacaAAGTCACAATTCAACTTATTAAATAACGGGCAAATCTAATCACACCTCCTGAAAGCACCAGTAAATTCAGAGTAAAGTTCCAACACTTATTACAAGTTTCTAACAGTTAGCATTTACAAGCAATGCATGATGTCAAACTGTAACAGACCTGCAACACAACTGTAGCAAAAGATTTATTCAAAATGTAAAATCTTGTCATCTGCATATATGCTGACTACAAAGGTTTCCTTGACAATGCTCACACCAGTTTTAAGAACTTCCATAAGATCAGGTAACATTATAGTGCCAGAAAAAGTAACTAATATTTCCAGATCTAGAGTGACCTGGCTAAAGCTACTCAGAATGACTTGAAAGTACCAAGAAAACTGCCCTTATCCTCAGAGCACATAAGAGCCAGGATAGAAATTACACGTTTCCCACATTGCTTAAAACCCCAAGTTTCTGTCTCTCAGGGCTTATTCAGTACTTAATGCACACCAAACTTATCCCTTTTCAAGGCTTACACACGAACAGCTTCCCTGATGAGAGAAGCATTTGCAACCAATCCTTCCATGTTCAGAAAAGTGCAGTTACAGTACCTTGATTGCTACTGGATGGATGGTCCCTCCTACCTCAAAGCTCCCCTTCTTAAACATCATTACAGATGTGTTGTTAATGCAGGTGCCTGGTCAGAATTAAAACAGATCAAGGGCTTAATCCACTCTGACAAAAGTATCAGGAAATTAATCCTAAACTGTCTTGAGGAGACTTAGTTCTTAAAGAAGAAAGTAAGCTTTAGTTCTGGAACATAATCCCAGAGCCCTGTATGTCTTCATTCTCTTATATGCTAAAGCAAATAAACTGTCATAAAACTGTTGTAAAATACTAGAACCTGACCTTTAATATCTCGTAAGGACTAATTAATTCTACAGACTAAAAACAACCACAGTTCTAAAGACTGGATATAATAAACTGTACTCAATGGCAAGAAGTGAGATGAGCAAAAAAATCAATACAGTTGATTCTTACCTTCTGGGAAAATTAAAATGGGTAACTTGGCCTTATCTGCAATGTGTTCTCTAAGTCTGtggggagaaaacaaaatttcaatGTATACTTCATATTTGTTTTGTTCAAGAGTCTAAACATTCATTACCTCTCACATAGGACAAGAAAAGCCCTTGCCCAATTGCCTTTCACTCTGTCAGTTGCCTCATCTGGAATATGTTCTGGTTTCAGGCCTTTATCTCAGTATCTCTTGAATTAAAAAAAGTAGATTTTCTACAAAGCTCTATGAAGTTCCATTTTAACCAGAGAATGGTGGTTCTTGAAGCATGTGAAAATAACTTCCCAGATTCCATCTATGAATGCAGTCAAACTTTTTTTTAGACTGAAAGATGTTCCAAATTTCTAGTTTTCATGCTTTCTAGGTTCCCAACATCAGTTTTACATGTATTTAAGGATTCCCCACGTTTATTTGACAGGTCACTATCTTACTACATTTGCTGCATCACTTAAAACCACAAATATCACCACTAAGCAGATTACTGACACTAGAGATCGGTCATTTTCCAAGACAACTGTCTTTCCTACAACTCAAAAGCATGGAGCTCCTCTTTGGCCTGTAttaaaggacaaaataaaaccaccatacattaaaaaaaaaaaccaaccaaaaaaaccaaaaaaaccaaaaccaaaacaaagcaaaacaaaaccaaaccaacccaacccaacaacaaaaaaagacgATGACAAAAAATGTCAACACTGATGACAAATTACCACACCTGACCAGACAATGAAGCAAACACCTCACTACCTTACTTTTTCCTCACCAGGTGACGGTCTTTCATTTCCGAGCGTTCAAACAAGACATGCTGAGAGGTTCTCATGCAAGATTTTTGAATAAGTCCCATAAGCCCTCCGTGTACCTGGCCAACCTGCAAGTCCAAAAGAAACTTGTTacaaagcaaacacacacacacacttaaATGATTAAATTCTAAACACAAATGCAACCATTTCTAAGCTTATTGACAAATTATACCAATCCCCTTGGTCATGCATGTGCACACACCTGCTTGCATCTAGTTTTTTTCAGTTCAGAATGTGAGTTTGAATGCTGTCAAATCCCAAATATTCTATAAGGAAGTTCACCCTCTTACCCAATGCTCCATCTATGGACATCTCAACATTACTGATATTTACCAACTGTCTTGCTCATACCAAGGAATAGCATCCATCACTGGCCAGGATTAGGACATCCAATGGAGATGTGTGGTTGGCTACACAGATGCCTCctttctgtggtttgttttccctgcaATGACAACCATAAAAGTaattaatgtttattttccagACTACAATCCCAGTCAGGTGGCAAGCACTGAAAAATATCTAAGTGTCTGAAGAGTACTACATCATCTACACACACCCTGCCAATACACAGCAGGAAACACAGGAGGGCATGTGAACATCCTGAGAGAGTCTGGATGATCCAAACAGCTTTTTGGATCAAGTTGTACCATCATCAAGTATCCAGGCAGTAATGGAATAAGAATCCTGCTCCAAAACTTGAGATGTTAAATTCTGCAAGAAACAAACTCCAGACTAATAAAGGGCAAGGTGGCAGCACTCACCTGTTATGGAAATGAACAAGGCCACTCAGACATCGGACACCTAAGGTGGCACATATCATCTGGACCTGGTTGCTCAGCCAGCCTTTAACTCTAAAAGAAATGAAGCCATAGATACATTTCTAGTTCTATGGAGCCACACATGCAATGTAAACTCTCTGAGTTATCCCAAATTGCTGTTACTACAAAGACCATACTAAGGTTCACACTGCATGTCTGCTTCCAGATGCCATTGCCATAACTTTCTCTCACAACACTCTATAATTTTACAAGAGAGAAAAAGTCACCCCGTGATAGTCCACATCAATCCTCTGGACTTCAGCAGACTGTTCCAACTACTAGTTCAAATCCttaaagaaatacagaagaaCTGAAAGAGCCCTCAGCAAATACCTACCTGCCATTCGGAAACTGTCCCACTACAGTAGTGGCCAACACCAGCAACAGGATGCTGAAAACAGACAAGCAGATGCTACAAAGTAAAACAATCTTAATTAAACACCAAGAAGCAAAACTGGAGGAGTAAGCAAGAAGGTTTTCTTACTTGGCTCTTTAATCCATTTCACAATGCTTCCTTCCAGCATTTAATAGCATCTAACTAGCAACAAACTACTTGCTAACCCGCACAAACCCCTTAATCCAGCTTTGCTggattttaaatgcaaattaattACTAATAAAACATATGTAACATGagaaatttactttttttttaaagggataTTTGAGTTTAGTTGGCTTCTTGGAAAGGTTATGCCAGATTCTCCTTCCTCCACTAGCCAAGAGTATATTATTTCACACCTTCTGTAAAAAGTACCGTGAAATAGGATCCCAGCAAATCCTGTGTGGCTCACcggaaaggcagcaggaggcaATACCGAATTAGGATGCCAGTGACCCACACAGCAGCCAGTTTCCAGCTGACATGATGCAGGTTGGCATTGGTTCTGCTGAGGAGATTCcaggacagcagctcctcagaggaGAACCGTCGAGTGACTTCATCCTCTGCAACTGCCTCACAGCCCTTCTTGGAGAAGTACATGACATCAGCAAGGCTGAAACATCCTCGGCATCGGCCCACaacctccttctccatgggagTCTCATCTCTCTGGATGATCCCTGCATGAGGAAATGAGCCCTTCTTCCACAAGGTGAAATGAAAAACATGGATTCCAAAGAGAATATCAAGAAATACATATGCTTTTTAGAAACAGCTCTCCTACTCAAGCACAATAATGCATTGCTATGCCTCAATTATGTACTGACAGTTCATTCCACAAGTTACTTCTCTAATTCTATGCCATATATCGCCCCTAAGTTgctgaggaagaagaaaaggattctGATCAAGCTGCGAATAAAACCTTGAGCACAGCACCTACTTCATTATTGTTTACCAAATAGCATAGGCACTCGCACATATAAATGTCACAAATACACTGCCAAGACAGCAGATGCCTCCTGGTGCCTTGACTCAAATTCAGGCAGAGTTTACATGATTGTTCTTGCTGATGTTGATTAGCTTTATTGTTTCCCAGCTGTAAAAAACACCttcctctgcattttttttcttggaaccTTCTATCTCCCCCCATCCCTTCTCTGCTTAGAGTCACTTCCCTACCAAAAAACTTGAAAGTGCCTGGGTTTCTCCCCTCCCAGATATATAAAGCATTACACAGACACATTGTGCAGGAAGAATAACAACACATTCTTGCTCTGCTATTTGTAAAATCACACCCCACAGGACAGCAATGCAGCAAGTCTGCTGAGGTCACTCTGAGACCAGATTCTTATCTGGCTGGTTACAGTGACTAAAATTCTGTTGGTTCATACCAGCTAACacttggcttttttgtttgcctcccccacctctttttttttttttttctttttgatggtGTACATTGGATGACATTAAATATGCAtgataaaaatacattaatttatcTTGATCAACCTACCTCCCCCTGAACAGAATCACAAAGTTTTCCTCCATCTGCACTTCAGTAAAACCTTCAACTCCCAGGAAATCAtcagaacagaaaattattagCTGACAAACCAAGCAGCCTACATGACTAATCACTAAAAATGGCACTACAAGTAAAAAGATAACTATGAGAACTTAGCTCTTTGATcaaagaaggaagggaaagtagttggggaaaaattatttggattttATCCTCATGTCTAGAAAAGAGTACAAATTCTATCTGTGATCCATGGGATGCTGTAACTCTTTTATTTGCGAGCTTGGACTTTTTGGGTGCTAGGAGTTACAAGAAGCAAAAGATAACTATGCAGAGCCATGTCAGGCACAAAGAACACTAATTTATCCCAATCCAGTAAAGAGAGAGCTGATGGAGcccaaaagcaaaaaacacTTATGAAAACAGGGATGCTTCCCAAATGCTTATCAGCAATGTCTTTCTATATCCACACTAGTCTCTAATTCCTTTTATTTACAAATCTCAGAGATTAGATATTTTATAACATGCTTATGTAGGTTTATAGCTTCAATGGATATTTGCTCATCAAACTCCTTTCTAAGTAAGATTGTTAAATAGCTGCCTTTTTACAAGATAAATAGTGCTGTGTCCCCTTCATCCAGAGATCTTACCAGTGGAGATTAAATTTTCAAGTGCCATCGCCTTCTGCTTTTTTACTCCCTCCTCAATCTGCAGGGTGGCCCACTGTTCCCAAAACAAGAAAAGTAGATGATGATGGTTTTCATTTCATCATTTCCAGACATTCTGCAATTACCTCAGGTGAATTGTCTGAGCCTCTTTTACCCCTGCCAGGTCTaggattttcatttttcaaactCAGCCTGAAGGGTGCCCTGCAGACCTCCTGTTTCATTTGTTACACAGACTACCTTCTGCCATTTCCAGGAAAAATTGTTTGGCTCAAACTTCTTTTCAGGACACAGgcagttgtggttttttttctgtaggtCCAACAAATTACTGAGCTACCTATGAGACTCTATAAGATCCAATAAACCCAAAACTCTATCTTCTCTTGTTAGCTGCAGGCAATAAGATTATACAAAATAATATCAGACATTAGAGGTATGCCAGAAAAATAGAActgaaaatttgattttaaagaataaaagagaTTAATTCATTTTGAGGGCATTCAAGTGGTTTCTGTTGATAGAAAACAGAGCTGGCAACATTGTGTATGGATAGTATTTCAGAAGAGCAGCTGTGGTAATGAGCTTTCACCCTTCCCTGTATTCATTTTTTTGGGCTAAACCATTTCTTCTCCTTGCATAGAGCATCATAAAACTCTCCATTAGCAAAATCAAATATAAAATTAGGCCTGATTTTTGAAGTTTTCCTAGTTTTGAATGTTTTCATCATACATACATAGAAATATAAATAGTAGCTCCCATGAGTACTAAAATCTGGCTGTATTTCTGTCAAGGTACCTGCCCTAACAAAGGGCATAGGAGGCTTGAAGTGTAGGCTCTGCTCATTATTAAAGGCTCAGTAACCCACTCAGTTTATGCCTTCACCTGCTATTAAGGGTTCCCATCTACAATAGATAAGGATCCATCTGTTTCATATAAACTCTTGCTAAACAGTGTATTTCCCTCTAGCTATGCGCAGCCACACAAGTCACCACAAGGCTGATCTC
This sequence is a window from Melospiza georgiana isolate bMelGeo1 chromosome 5, bMelGeo1.pri, whole genome shotgun sequence. Protein-coding genes within it:
- the LOC131084047 gene encoding glycerol-3-phosphate acyltransferase 3-like isoform X3; its protein translation is MEKEVVGRCRGCFSLADVMYFSKKGCEAVAEDEVTRRFSSEELLSWNLLSRTNANLHHVSWKLAAVWVTGILIRYCLLLPFRICLSVFSILLLVLATTVVGQFPNGRVKGWLSNQVQMICATLGVRCLSGLVHFHNRENKPQKGGICVANHTSPLDVLILASDGCYSLVGQVHGGLMGLIQKSCMRTSQHVLFERSEMKDRHLVRKKLREHIADKAKLPILIFPEGTCINNTSVMMFKKGSFEVGGTIHPVAIKYDPRFGDAFWNSTKHSIMTYGFNVLTSWAIVCNVWYLPPMVKEEEEDAVHFADRVKAVIAARAGMSVLPWDGGLKRKKVKESFKEEQQKKYCQIVIENGSVGNGNVC
- the LOC131084047 gene encoding glycerol-3-phosphate acyltransferase 3-like isoform X1; the encoded protein is MALENLISTGIIQRDETPMEKEVVGRCRGCFSLADVMYFSKKGCEAVAEDEVTRRFSSEELLSWNLLSRTNANLHHVSWKLAAVWVTGILIRYCLLLPFRICLSVFSILLLVLATTVVGQFPNGRVKGWLSNQVQMICATLGVRCLSGLVHFHNRENKPQKGGICVANHTSPLDVLILASDGCYSLVGQVHGGLMGLIQKSCMRTSQHVLFERSEMKDRHLVRKKLREHIADKAKLPILIFPEGTCINNTSVMMFKKGSFEVGGTIHPVAIKYDPRFGDAFWNSTKHSIMTYGFNVLTSWAIVCNVWYLPPMVKEEEEDAVHFADRVKAVIAARAGMSVLPWDGGLKRKKVKESFKEEQQKKYCQIVIENGSVGNGNVC
- the LOC131084047 gene encoding glycerol-3-phosphate acyltransferase 3-like isoform X4; translation: MEENREGHGLAEGKILSVWIFLFVAFVWLPSIFRVSLGICHCYVKIVIKMLEWATLQIEEGVKKQKAMALENLISTGIIQRDETPMEKEVVGRCRGCFSLADVMYFSKKGCEAVAEDEVTRRFSSEELLSWNLLSRTNANLHHVSWKLAAVWVTGILIRYCLLLPFRICLSVFSILLLVLATTVVGQFPNGRVKGWLSNQVQMICATLGVRCLSGLVHFHNRENKPQKGGICVANHTSPLDVLILASDGCYSLVGQVHGGLMGLIQKSCMRTSQHVLFERSEMKDRHLVRKKLREHIADKAKLPILIFPEGTCINNTSVMMFKKGSFEVGGTIHPVAIKYDPRFGDAFWNSTKHSIMTYGFNVLTSWAIVCNVWYLPPMVKEEEEDAVHFADRVKAVIAARAGMSVLPWDGGLKRKKVKESFKEEQQKKYCQIVIENGSVGNGNVC
- the LOC131084047 gene encoding glycerol-3-phosphate acyltransferase 3-like isoform X2; protein product: MALENLISTGIIQRDETPMEKEVVGRCRGCFSLADVMYFSKKGCEAVAEDEVTRRFSSEELLSWNLLSRTNANLHHVSWKLAAVWVTGILIRYCLLLPFRILLLVLATTVVGQFPNGRVKGWLSNQVQMICATLGVRCLSGLVHFHNRENKPQKGGICVANHTSPLDVLILASDGCYSLVGQVHGGLMGLIQKSCMRTSQHVLFERSEMKDRHLVRKKLREHIADKAKLPILIFPEGTCINNTSVMMFKKGSFEVGGTIHPVAIKYDPRFGDAFWNSTKHSIMTYGFNVLTSWAIVCNVWYLPPMVKEEEEDAVHFADRVKAVIAARAGMSVLPWDGGLKRKKVKESFKEEQQKKYCQIVIENGSVGNGNVC